The nucleotide sequence GCGAAAAAACATGCGATTTGTCTGCTTAAGTGTTTTTTAAATATGGAGTTATGACGTGTCTGTATCTTCGTTCTGTAATCTCACCGGTAAGAAAGTTCTGGTCACCGGTTCTTCAAGTGGGATCGGAAAAGCGATCGCAATTGAGCTGGCTCAGGCGGGGGCGGACGTGCTGATTCATTATCGGAAATCAAAAGAAGCAGCGGAAACGGTTGCCAGCCAGCTGCAGAAACTGGGGCGGAAATCGAAGACATTATCTGCAGATCTTGCCTGTCTCGAGAATTATGAATCTTTCCTGAATCAGGCTTTTCAGACCTGGGGCCAACTGGACATCTGGGTGAATAATGCCGGGGTCGATTTATTAACCGGCAGTGAAGCGAAGCTGGATTATGGTCAGAAACTGGAAAAGCTGCTCGATGTGGATGTACGCGGAACCGTACTATTATCCCGGGCTGTGGGAGAACGTATGCAACAGCAGGGGAGTGGCTGTATTCTGAATATTGGTTGGGATCAGTCAGACCGGGGCATGGAAGGAGCCAGTGGAGAATTATTTTCCACCAGTAAGAATGCCATTATGGGTTTCAGTCGGTCCCTGGCAGTATCGCTGGCTCCCCAGGTACGCGTGAACTGTATCGCACCGGGGTGGATTCTGACTGCCTGGGGGGAAAACGCCAGTGACGTCTGGCAGGAACGCGTCAAACGGGAGACCCCAATGCAATGCTGGGGGACGCCGGAAGATATCGCGAAGATGGCCCGCTTTCTCTGCAGTGATGAGGCGGCTTATATTACCGGCCAGGTAATCAACGTCAACGGGGGAGCTGTCCGTTAAACCGGGACTCAGTCTGACGAACGATTCGAACCTGCTTCCGGCAGCAGATAGGCAATCAGGTCCCGGAATTCCTGAAGAGTCATCTGGTCTGCCAGGCCGTTGGGCATGATCGAAGTTTTAGAAGGGACCATCTCTTCAATCTCACTGATTTTGAATGAGATCACATTACCCTTTGAATTGTAGATGGAGCGTTCTTTGTTATTGTGCTTGTGGTAGATGCCAGATGCGGATTTTCCATCGATGGTGACAATCGTGAGGGGTAGAAATCCTGGATCGATGTCTTTGCTGGGATTGATAATCGCTTCGACCAGCTGTTCCCTGTTCAGGGCGATTCTACCGTTCGAACGGATGAGTCCTGGTCCTACCTGTTGACCGCGGCCATCGATCTGATGACAACGGAAACAGCCGGGACCTTTGGGGTGAAAAAAGAGCCGCTGGCCGGCCTGGGAGTCCGCGGGGCCTGCGAGCGTCTGCATCCATGCTGCGAGCTGATCTCTGGTGGGGCGTTTTTCATTCAGCTGTCGTGTAAAGATCCTTTCCACGGCAGCCGCTTTGTCTGCATCAGCAACTGCGAGCTGTTGAAGTCTCGTACGTTGTACTCCGGTCAAGGTAGCGCCGGACAGGGTTCGCAAGGCTTCATTGCTGACGATTGGGTTTTTATTCTGTGCTAATTTCAGCAGAGGCTCGATATTTTTTGCGAAAGAAGAGTCGAGACCAATGAGGGCTTCTGCACGCAGATTGGCATCCGTCGCTTCGTCGTTTGCGAGTTGTAACAGTTTTTCCCTGACAGAATCGGATTTGAGTTCGCGCAGGGTGCGGACGGTTTCGGTTTGCAGACCGGGATCTTCCGATTTCAGGAATTCAGTGAGTTTCGCTTCGCTCAAGGCGGGATCATTTGCAGGCAGAAACAAGAGGATCTGTTGCAGTACCGCTGGGGATGTCTCGGGGAGCTCGAGCAATTGTGCTGCCTGCTGGCGTGCCTGGGATTTGCTGACCCACCAGTCGCCGGTTTTGCCTCGCGTCCAGTCTTTCATCACTCCATCCAGTTGAGCGATGGCCGCGAGATAAGCTTTCAGCAGTTCTGGAGTGGGGGCTTTGCTGGCGAGGTCTGCAATCAGTGTCTCGCGAAATTCATGCAGTTCATCGCGGCCGATCCACTCAACGGCTGCAAAGCGGACTTGCGGATTCTCATCATTCAAAGCCAAATGCAGTATAGAAGTAGAGGGCTTTGCGTGGCTTGCTTTTAACAACAGAATGACACCCAGACGGACGGCGGGATCTGCGTGTGAAAAGTTTTCAGCGAGCTCTGCGTCGGATAACGTATTGCGGAGAGCCTGCCGCGCAGCCTGCTGCATGAATTTGTCGGGAGAAGCAAGCCTTTGAAATATCAGCGGCAGCGCTGACTTATCAGAAATTCGTCTTAACGCCGCTGCCTGAACAGCAGGCGAGGGATCTTCCTGAGCGATTTTCGTTAATTCAATCAGCTTCTCAGGCAGGATCGTCACCGCCTGTTCCCGTAGGCCGGACTGTTTGTCCTGCAGGATTGAGGTGGCCTGTTCGGTAGAGAGTTTGTCGACACTGACCAGGGTATTCAAGGCGACAGCACGAACGCGGGGATCTTCATTTTTGAGAGCGGCTTTTAATGCGGTGATTCCAACCTCTCCCTGTGTGAGTAGATGCCTGGCAGCGGCATTACGGGTCTGCCAGTCAGAAGAAGTGATTGTATTATCTTTCTGTTTCTCTCCAGGTTTGACCGCAGAGATGCGCCAGACGCGACCTTTGCCGTGGAGGGGATAGGAACGATCTGCCCAGTCGCCGACATATAGACTGCCATCAGGACCTGCAGCGATCCCGGCGGGCCGAAAATGTTCTTCGCCGGCGATAACGGGCTGAGTCGTTGCTTTAAAAGCGGCTCCGTCCGGAGTGAGGTGGTAGCGGTCTATACGATGTTCTCCCCAACTGGCAACCAGCAGGTCGCCGCGATAGTCGGCGGGCAACTGATCCGATTCGTAGATGATCAGTCCGGTGGGAGATTCGCCAGTAGACGAGGTCATCGGCAGTGTGCCGGGCGTTTCTGCGTTGACGGCGATAAAGGGTTCGAGTGTCCGGCGTCGATAACCATAGTCGCCACCCCGCACGATTGTTAGCAGGCGGCAGGGAGGTCGGTTCCCGGGATCATTATCGCCGACAAACATGCGACCGTTGACATCGAAGCAGAGATGGAAGGGATTCCAGAAGCCGGTAGCGATGCGTTCGAGCTTGCTGCCATCCAGACGACAGCGGAAGATACCTCCTTCGCCGCGGAGGGCGGGAATGCGTACATTTCCTTTTCCCACGAGAAGGGCATCGTCTCCATAATTCTGACCGAGGGTGAAATAGACGTTTCCAAAATCGCCAACCAGCTCTGCATCAGCTCCTTCGTTTTCTCCCATGGTAAAGTAGACATTGTTAAAAAAGTCGAAGGCAAAACCTGAGAAGCCGTTGTGCGGATAGGTGGCTGTCGTCTCCAGTTGCACCAGGTTCTGCCTGATATCAGCGGTGCCATCATCGTCTTGATCGCGCAGTCGGAAAATCGAGCTGCGGGTTGCGACGTAGATCCAGCCCTCCGGATGCGCGGCGATGTTCATCGTTTCGGTTGAACCTTCATAGAAGGTCTGGATGCGATCGGCGTGTCCATCGCCGGTAGTGTCCTGCAGGAAGCGGATACGGTCGGTTTTCGGTCCCTGGTAATTTTCGGGACGAAAGTGAGTGTGGCTCTCAACAACATACACGCGGTTGTGCTGATCGACAGTCAGTCCGGTGACTGTAACGATATCCGGTTCGGAGGCGAACAATTCGATTTTCACTCGATCATCAAGTGAACGAGGTGTTTTGATTTCCTCTGCCTGCAAGAACGACGTAGCCAGAACGAACATCAAGCCGCTGATACAGGAGAAAAGCATTTTCCGATTCGTGAAACCGGTCATGAGCATTCCTTGAGATGGTTTTGTAAATACAGGGAGAGTTCGAGATTGTTTCAGTAAACGGATTATTGTTTTGGTTCGATGTAGTCCAGTGAGGTCAGAAACTGATCCAGTTGTTTGATTGTGGAGTGGTAGTTGTCTTCGCTGTTTTTGCGGAGATTAAAGAATCCGTGCCCTTCACCTTCGTAGGCGACCAGTTCACAGCGGTTGCCGTTTTGTTTCATCTGTTCTGTGAAACGTTCGACATTTTCGAACAGGACGGTTTTATCAGCAGTGCCATGAAAAATGATGGTGGGCGGCGTCCCTTTTTTGAGGAAGTGAATTGGTGAAATTTCCTTGCAGCGTTTTCCCAACTGAGAAGGGCCGCCTTTCCAGCCAGTTTCTGTGGTATCGACGACCGGATTGAACAGCGCCATCGCATTCGGGACGGACGAGATGCTTTTGTTTTCATCGGGTTCATCAAAGCCGATCACGGTTCCCGTGCAGGCGGCGACATGCCCACCGGCAGAGCCACCGCCGGCTGCGATACGCTGAGGGTCGATTCCCAGTTCTTTTGCATGTTCGCGAATCCAGCGGACTGCGGATTTCCCATCGGCCACGCATTCAAACGGCGTTGTATCGTGTTTGGATTTGATGCGATATTCGGCGGTGCAGGCAACCATGCCTTTGGATGCCAGGTGTTTACAGTGTGGTTCAAACTGGCTGGGATTGCCGTTTCTCCAGCCGCCCCCAAAGAAGAAGACGATGCCGGGACGGGTGTCGGTGGCTTTCCAGTCTGCGGGCTTATAGATATTCAGATGCAGATCACCCTGTTCGATTTTTTTGTAGACTTTGTATTCCGCGCCTGCTAACGGCTTCCAGGCATTCTTCTTTGCTGCCGGTTTTTTGTCAGCCGCTGTTGATGATTCGATTGGGAAGAGGCTGAAAACTGTTGCCAACAGAGCCAGAATGAGTGTTTTTTGAGTGAGGAAGTTCATGTCGCGACGCTTCTTTCATAAAAAACAGAAACCGTATACTTGAGTTGGAATTGTGTCTGTCTCTATAGTAAAAGGAATACTGATGATTTTGTCTCTTGTTTTCGAGTGGGAATCCCAAAAAATGAAAATTAAATGGTTGTTGAATCTGACCCTGTGTCTGGGGATGTCTGTTGTTTTATCGCCGCTGCTGGCCGCTGACAAAACTGCTGAGTTACCCGAGAAAGAAAAGTTTCATATCTATCTGCTCATCGGGCAGTCCAATATGGCAGGGCGGGGCAAAGTTGATCCTGCCAGCAATAAAGCACATCCCCGGGTGTTGAAACTCGATAAAGCTGGGAACTGGGTGCCTGCAACAGATCCGCTGCATTTCGATAAGCCGAAAATTGCGGGAGTGGGGCCGGGTTCCGGTTTTGGTCCTGTCATTGCAGATGCTTACCCTGAAGTGACCATCGGATTAATTCCCGCAGCGGTGGGGGGGACGCCACTCAGTCGCTGGGTCAAAGGGGGCGATCTATATGAACGTGCGGTCAAACTGGCCAAAGAGAATCAGAAAAAAGGTGTGATTAAGGGAGCGATCTGGCATCAGGGAGAAGGTGATTCTTCTAATCCCAAATTATATAACAGCTACCAGAAACGGTTGTCCGGAATGATAGCTGATTTACGAACTGATCTGGGTGAACCTGACATGCCTTTCGTGATGGGAGAGTTGGGAGAATTCTTCACGCGACCGGGAGCGCCGACTGTCAATCAGGCATTACACGGGATTGCAAAAGAAGTTCCTGCCACGGCTGTGGCGTCTTCCAAAGGACTGCCTGCGAAAAGTGACCAGGTACACTTCAATGCAGAGTCTGAACGGGAGTTTGGGAAACGTTATGCTGCTCAGATGTTGAAGTTGCAAAAGCAGGCAGCAGAGAAATAGCAAATTGAGACTGATCGAGTTGCTGATTTCTGAAATAAAAACAGGATCGTCCGTAAAAAACGGGCGATCCTGTTTCATTTAATCAGTGATCGATTTGGGTCAGGCCAGAATTTCCTGGACGGGGCTGTGATCTTCTACTCCCGTCAGTCTCTGGTCGAGTCCCTGGAATTTATAGGTGAGTTTTTTGTGATCAATGCCCAGGCACTTGAGAATCGTTGCGTTCATCTCATGAATGTGAACCGGGTTTTCCGTGACGTTGTAGCTGAAATCATCGGTTGTGCCATGCACGACACCCTTTTTGATTCCGCCGCCCGCCATCCAGACACTGAAACAGCGCGGGTGATGGTCGCGTCCATAATTTTCGCGAGTCAGTTTTCCCTGGCAGTAAACCGTACGACCGAATTCTCCGCCCCAGACGACCAGCGTGTCGTCCAGCATGCCTCGCTGTTTCAGGTCTTTGACCAGGGCGGCTGCGGGCTGGTCGATATCTTTACACTGCTTGGGCAGGTCACCGGCGATGTTCGCGTGCTGGTCCCAGCCTCGATGGAAGATCTGTGAAAAACGCACGCCCCGTTCGGCCATGCGGCGAGCGAGCAGACAGTGGTAGGCGAAGGTGCCCGGCTTGTGTACTTCGGGGCCGTACATGTCGAGAGTGGCTTTGGTTTCTTTGGAGATGTCGGTCAGTTCGGGAACCGAAGTCTGCATGCGGAATGCCATTTCGTACTGAGAGATACGTGTCTGAATTTCCGGATCGCCGATCTGGTCGAATTCATTCTGATTCATCTCTGCCAGCGTATCGAGCATACGCCGCCGCAGTTTGGAAGGAACCCCCGGAGGGTTCGAGAGAAAGAGTACGGGATCACCCTTCGATCTTAATGAGACGCCCGCGTATTTACTCGCCAGGAATCCGCTGCCCCAGAGTCGGTTGTAAAGCGCCTGTGCCTGCTGACGCCCCGACCAGGTGGAAGTCAACACAACGAAGGAGGGCAGGTTCTCATTCATGGAGCCCAGACCATAACTGAGCCACGAACCCAGGCTGGCGCGACCGGGGAGCTGATTGCCGGTGCAGATGTAGGTGATGGCGGGATCGTGGTTGATGGCTTCCGTCCAGAGTGAACGGACGATGGAGATATCTTTCACGATGCCGGCAGTATGCGGCAGCAGTTCGCTGACCCAGGCACCATCGCCTCCATTATCGTATTTCTGAAACTTGAATTTGGAAGGAGCCAATGGAAAGCGGGACTGCCCTGAAGTCATGGTCGTCAGTCGCTGCCCTTTGCGGACTTCTTCCGGCAGGTCTTTATCGAAAAGTTCGTTCAGTTTTGGTTTGTAATCAAGTGTATCAATCTGTGAAGGGGATCCCGCCATGAACAGGTAAATGGCCTGTTTGGCTTTGGGGGCAAAATGTGGTACGCCTGGCAGGCCACCTGTCGATTTCATTTCCGGGGTCGCTGCCTGCAGGGGCAGACGTCCGGATTCCAGCGATGCCAGGGCGGCGGTACCCAGGCCTAAGCCCCCGGTTTTGAAAAAGTGTCGTCG is from Gimesia maris and encodes:
- a CDS encoding SDR family NAD(P)-dependent oxidoreductase; the encoded protein is MSVSSFCNLTGKKVLVTGSSSGIGKAIAIELAQAGADVLIHYRKSKEAAETVASQLQKLGRKSKTLSADLACLENYESFLNQAFQTWGQLDIWVNNAGVDLLTGSEAKLDYGQKLEKLLDVDVRGTVLLSRAVGERMQQQGSGCILNIGWDQSDRGMEGASGELFSTSKNAIMGFSRSLAVSLAPQVRVNCIAPGWILTAWGENASDVWQERVKRETPMQCWGTPEDIAKMARFLCSDEAAYITGQVINVNGGAVR
- a CDS encoding sialate O-acetylesterase, coding for MILSLVFEWESQKMKIKWLLNLTLCLGMSVVLSPLLAADKTAELPEKEKFHIYLLIGQSNMAGRGKVDPASNKAHPRVLKLDKAGNWVPATDPLHFDKPKIAGVGPGSGFGPVIADAYPEVTIGLIPAAVGGTPLSRWVKGGDLYERAVKLAKENQKKGVIKGAIWHQGEGDSSNPKLYNSYQKRLSGMIADLRTDLGEPDMPFVMGELGEFFTRPGAPTVNQALHGIAKEVPATAVASSKGLPAKSDQVHFNAESEREFGKRYAAQMLKLQKQAAEK
- a CDS encoding DUF1501 domain-containing protein, giving the protein MNPIQERLSQITRRHFFKTGGLGLGTAALASLESGRLPLQAATPEMKSTGGLPGVPHFAPKAKQAIYLFMAGSPSQIDTLDYKPKLNELFDKDLPEEVRKGQRLTTMTSGQSRFPLAPSKFKFQKYDNGGDGAWVSELLPHTAGIVKDISIVRSLWTEAINHDPAITYICTGNQLPGRASLGSWLSYGLGSMNENLPSFVVLTSTWSGRQQAQALYNRLWGSGFLASKYAGVSLRSKGDPVLFLSNPPGVPSKLRRRMLDTLAEMNQNEFDQIGDPEIQTRISQYEMAFRMQTSVPELTDISKETKATLDMYGPEVHKPGTFAYHCLLARRMAERGVRFSQIFHRGWDQHANIAGDLPKQCKDIDQPAAALVKDLKQRGMLDDTLVVWGGEFGRTVYCQGKLTRENYGRDHHPRCFSVWMAGGGIKKGVVHGTTDDFSYNVTENPVHIHEMNATILKCLGIDHKKLTYKFQGLDQRLTGVEDHSPVQEILA
- a CDS encoding alpha/beta hydrolase, whose translation is MNFLTQKTLILALLATVFSLFPIESSTAADKKPAAKKNAWKPLAGAEYKVYKKIEQGDLHLNIYKPADWKATDTRPGIVFFFGGGWRNGNPSQFEPHCKHLASKGMVACTAEYRIKSKHDTTPFECVADGKSAVRWIREHAKELGIDPQRIAAGGGSAGGHVAACTGTVIGFDEPDENKSISSVPNAMALFNPVVDTTETGWKGGPSQLGKRCKEISPIHFLKKGTPPTIIFHGTADKTVLFENVERFTEQMKQNGNRCELVAYEGEGHGFFNLRKNSEDNYHSTIKQLDQFLTSLDYIEPKQ
- a CDS encoding PVC-type heme-binding CxxCH protein; this translates as MTGFTNRKMLFSCISGLMFVLATSFLQAEEIKTPRSLDDRVKIELFASEPDIVTVTGLTVDQHNRVYVVESHTHFRPENYQGPKTDRIRFLQDTTGDGHADRIQTFYEGSTETMNIAAHPEGWIYVATRSSIFRLRDQDDDGTADIRQNLVQLETTATYPHNGFSGFAFDFFNNVYFTMGENEGADAELVGDFGNVYFTLGQNYGDDALLVGKGNVRIPALRGEGGIFRCRLDGSKLERIATGFWNPFHLCFDVNGRMFVGDNDPGNRPPCRLLTIVRGGDYGYRRRTLEPFIAVNAETPGTLPMTSSTGESPTGLIIYESDQLPADYRGDLLVASWGEHRIDRYHLTPDGAAFKATTQPVIAGEEHFRPAGIAAGPDGSLYVGDWADRSYPLHGKGRVWRISAVKPGEKQKDNTITSSDWQTRNAAARHLLTQGEVGITALKAALKNEDPRVRAVALNTLVSVDKLSTEQATSILQDKQSGLREQAVTILPEKLIELTKIAQEDPSPAVQAAALRRISDKSALPLIFQRLASPDKFMQQAARQALRNTLSDAELAENFSHADPAVRLGVILLLKASHAKPSTSILHLALNDENPQVRFAAVEWIGRDELHEFRETLIADLASKAPTPELLKAYLAAIAQLDGVMKDWTRGKTGDWWVSKSQARQQAAQLLELPETSPAVLQQILLFLPANDPALSEAKLTEFLKSEDPGLQTETVRTLRELKSDSVREKLLQLANDEATDANLRAEALIGLDSSFAKNIEPLLKLAQNKNPIVSNEALRTLSGATLTGVQRTRLQQLAVADADKAAAVERIFTRQLNEKRPTRDQLAAWMQTLAGPADSQAGQRLFFHPKGPGCFRCHQIDGRGQQVGPGLIRSNGRIALNREQLVEAIINPSKDIDPGFLPLTIVTIDGKSASGIYHKHNNKERSIYNSKGNVISFKISEIEEMVPSKTSIMPNGLADQMTLQEFRDLIAYLLPEAGSNRSSD